In Flavobacterium gelatinilyticum, a genomic segment contains:
- a CDS encoding diphthine--ammonia ligase, protein MPQKALFNWSSGKDSALSLYKILQNPDFKIECLLTSVNQQHQRISMHGVRTELLKAQAESIGIPLKIMEIPEMPTMEDYEKVMTETLTELKNQGITHSVFGDIFLEDLRKYREEQLAKIGFEGVFPLWKIPTHDLIQEFISLGFKTIVVCVNEQFLDKSFVGRIIDQDFINDLPKNVDVCGENGEFHTFAFDGPVFSKPIDFEIGEIVYRKYEKPKNQDSSDSSGTSDYGFWFCDLIKKE, encoded by the coding sequence ATACCACAAAAAGCCTTATTTAACTGGAGCAGCGGAAAAGATTCTGCTCTGTCTTTATACAAAATCCTACAGAATCCAGATTTTAAAATTGAATGTCTGCTTACCAGCGTTAATCAGCAGCATCAGCGGATTTCGATGCATGGTGTTCGGACAGAATTATTAAAGGCACAGGCTGAAAGCATTGGTATTCCGTTAAAAATCATGGAGATTCCGGAAATGCCCACAATGGAAGACTACGAAAAAGTAATGACCGAGACCTTAACTGAACTAAAAAATCAGGGAATTACACATTCTGTTTTTGGTGATATTTTTCTGGAAGATTTACGAAAATATCGCGAAGAACAACTGGCTAAAATAGGTTTTGAAGGCGTTTTTCCGCTTTGGAAAATCCCAACGCACGATTTAATTCAGGAATTTATTTCGCTGGGATTTAAAACTATTGTCGTTTGTGTAAACGAACAATTTCTGGACAAAAGTTTTGTGGGCCGGATTATCGATCAGGATTTTATAAATGATCTGCCGAAAAATGTTGATGTATGCGGTGAAAACGGCGAATTTCATACGTTTGCTTTTGACGGACCTGTTTTTTCTAAACCCATTGATTTCGAAATTGGAGAAATCGTTTATCGAAAATATGAAAAACCTAAAAATCAGGATTCTTCAGATTCCTCTGGAACTTCTGATTACGGATTTTGGTTTTGTGATTTAATTAAAAAAGAATAA
- a CDS encoding type I restriction enzyme HsdR N-terminal domain-containing protein — translation MLKLNFPTYTFRFKNSENKVSIFDEIRKKFIILTPEEWVRQHVVHYLIHEKKYPKSLINVEKVLTVNGLRKRYDVVVFNSDGSIHILVECKAPEVRISQATFDQIARYNMTMQARFLNVTNGLSHYYCQMDFENEKYQFLPGLPDYIIKK, via the coding sequence ATGTTAAAACTAAATTTCCCTACTTATACTTTCCGATTCAAAAATAGCGAAAATAAAGTGTCTATTTTTGATGAAATCAGGAAAAAATTTATAATTCTTACCCCCGAAGAATGGGTTCGCCAGCACGTAGTTCATTATTTAATTCATGAAAAAAAATATCCAAAATCTTTAATAAACGTAGAGAAAGTTTTAACAGTCAACGGATTAAGAAAAAGATACGATGTTGTAGTTTTTAATTCAGACGGTTCTATACATATATTAGTAGAGTGCAAAGCGCCGGAAGTACGGATTTCACAAGCAACTTTTGATCAGATTGCACGCTACAATATGACAATGCAGGCACGATTTTTGAACGTAACAAACGGACTAAGCCATTACTATTGTCAAATGGACTTTGAGAATGAAAAATATCAGTTTTTGCCAGGCTTACCTGATTACATTATTAAAAAATAA
- a CDS encoding glycosyltransferase family 2 protein — MDKIAVVILNWNGVKLLEQFLPSVLQYSEGASIYVADNASTDNSVEFVKQNFPTVKIVQNTGNYGFAKGYNEALKHIDAEIYALVNSDIEVTKNWLKPIIETFDTEKRTAVIQPKILDFKNKEYFEYAGGAGGFIDKYGFPYCRGRIFDTVEKDEGQYDNNCELFWASGACFFIRKEVFDYLEGFDEAFFAHQEEIDLCWRALNDGFIVKYNSQSVVYHVGGATLQQGNPKKTYLNFRNSLLMMVKNLPEKGLFFVVFFRMVLDGIAGIRFLAQGKVKHTFAILKAHFSFYSLSLKYYKKRKEFQIQQYYTVKSVVYLYYIKKLRVFKEIFNSNQNIKK, encoded by the coding sequence TTGGATAAAATAGCAGTTGTCATTTTAAATTGGAACGGAGTTAAATTGTTAGAGCAGTTTTTACCGTCGGTTTTGCAATATTCAGAAGGAGCTTCAATCTACGTTGCTGATAATGCATCGACAGATAATTCTGTGGAATTTGTAAAACAAAATTTTCCCACAGTAAAAATAGTTCAAAACACAGGTAATTACGGCTTTGCAAAAGGATATAATGAAGCGCTTAAACACATTGATGCCGAAATATATGCCTTAGTCAATTCAGATATCGAAGTAACCAAAAACTGGCTCAAGCCCATAATTGAAACTTTTGATACTGAAAAAAGAACTGCAGTCATTCAGCCAAAAATTCTTGATTTTAAGAACAAAGAATATTTTGAATATGCAGGCGGAGCAGGCGGATTTATAGATAAATATGGTTTTCCTTACTGCCGGGGCAGAATTTTTGATACAGTAGAAAAAGATGAAGGACAATATGATAACAATTGTGAATTGTTCTGGGCATCCGGGGCCTGCTTTTTTATCAGAAAAGAGGTTTTTGATTATTTAGAAGGTTTTGATGAAGCGTTTTTTGCCCATCAGGAAGAGATTGATTTATGCTGGCGTGCCTTAAATGACGGTTTTATTGTAAAATACAATTCGCAATCTGTTGTTTACCATGTTGGAGGTGCAACATTACAGCAGGGAAATCCAAAAAAGACCTATTTGAATTTTAGGAATTCCCTTTTAATGATGGTTAAAAATCTGCCGGAGAAAGGATTATTTTTTGTTGTATTTTTTAGAATGGTGCTGGACGGAATTGCCGGTATTCGTTTTCTTGCGCAGGGAAAAGTGAAACATACTTTTGCTATTTTAAAAGCTCATTTTTCTTTTTATTCCCTATCTTTAAAATACTATAAAAAAAGAAAAGAATTTCAGATACAGCAATACTATACCGTAAAAAGTGTCGTTTACCTGTATTATATAAAGAAATTACGGGTTTTTAAAGAAATCTTTAACAGTAATCAAAATATTAAAAAGTAA
- a CDS encoding L-threonylcarbamoyladenylate synthase produces the protein MAEFIKIYPDKPSEAAIAKVVKVLQNGGLVIYPTDTVYGLGCDITNSRALEKIAKIKGVKLEKANFSFICHDLSNLSDYVRQIDTSTFKILKRALPGPYTFILPGNNNLPKEFKKKTTVGIRVPDNNIVLEIVSQLGNPIVSTSIRDEDDVIEYTTDPELIFEKWQNLVDMVIDGGYGDNVGSTIIDLSEHEPVVIREGKGDIDIL, from the coding sequence ATGGCAGAATTTATAAAAATATATCCGGATAAACCCAGTGAAGCGGCAATTGCAAAAGTAGTGAAAGTGCTTCAGAATGGCGGTTTAGTAATTTATCCAACCGATACTGTTTATGGTTTAGGCTGTGATATTACGAATTCGAGAGCGTTAGAAAAGATTGCTAAAATTAAAGGCGTAAAATTAGAGAAAGCAAATTTCTCTTTTATTTGTCATGACTTAAGTAATCTGTCTGATTATGTTCGTCAGATTGATACATCAACTTTTAAAATATTAAAGAGAGCACTTCCCGGACCGTATACTTTTATCTTACCGGGAAATAATAATCTACCAAAAGAGTTCAAAAAGAAAACAACTGTTGGTATTCGTGTGCCCGATAATAACATAGTTTTGGAAATTGTAAGCCAGTTAGGGAATCCAATTGTGTCAACGTCGATTCGTGATGAAGATGATGTAATTGAGTATACGACTGATCCTGAGCTTATTTTTGAAAAATGGCAAAATCTTGTCGACATGGTAATTGACGGTGGTTACGGAGATAATGTAGGGTCAACTATCATCGATTTATCTGAGCATGAGCCGGTTGTGATAAGAGAAGGAAAGGGTGATATTGATATTTTGTAA
- a CDS encoding ATP-dependent helicase → MQNYIDQLNEAQRAPVLKKDGPMIIIAGAGSGKTRVLTIRIAYLMHQGIDAFNILSLTFTNKAAREMKHRISDIVGASEAKNLWMGTFHSIFARILRAESELLGYPSNFTIYDSQDSARLISSIIKEMQLDRDIYKPKQVLGRISSYKNSLITVKAYFNNPELMEADAMSKKPRLGEIYQQYVERCFKAGAMDFDDLLLKTNELLTRFPEVLAKYQNRFRYILVDEYQDTNHSQYLIVRALSDKFQNICVVGDDAQSIYAFRGANINNILNFQKDYEGVVMFRLEQNYRSTRNIVEAANTVMEHNKTKLDKVVWTANEFGPRIKVHRSLTDAEEGRFVASTIFEQKMQNQLHNGSFAILYRTNAQSRAMEDALRKRDIPYRIYGGLSFYQRKEIKDVLCYLRLVLNPKDEEALIRVINYPARGIGDTTVEKLTIAANHYKRSIWEVMVNIDKIDLKLNAGTKNKLKDFVTMIQSFQVIDQNQDAFYITDHVAKKTGLVQELKKDATPEGMAKIQNIEELLNGIKDFTEGQREIDGARGVLSEFMEDVALATDLDKDTNDEDRVALMTIHLAKGLEFPHVFVVGMEEDLFPSAMSMSTRSELEEERRLFYVALTRAEHQAYLTYAQSRYRWGKLTDSEPSRFIEEIDGQYLEHLTPAETSYRYKSPIDGDIFGDVDKSKLRLSKPVGGTPPKHITDNNPKPDLNIRKLKPVSGNAPASSGANLFDSTLNIGNVVMHERFGKGEVINLEGAGADKKAEIKFEVGGIKKLLLRFAKLDVIG, encoded by the coding sequence ATGCAGAATTATATTGACCAGCTCAACGAAGCGCAGAGAGCGCCTGTTTTAAAGAAAGACGGGCCAATGATTATTATTGCTGGTGCAGGTTCGGGAAAAACCCGTGTTTTAACGATTAGAATTGCTTATCTAATGCATCAGGGAATTGATGCTTTCAATATTTTGTCGCTGACTTTTACCAATAAGGCAGCACGTGAAATGAAACATAGAATTTCAGATATTGTAGGAGCATCTGAGGCTAAGAACCTTTGGATGGGAACCTTTCACTCAATCTTTGCCCGTATTCTGCGTGCTGAATCGGAACTTTTAGGATATCCGTCCAATTTTACCATTTACGATTCTCAGGATTCTGCGCGTCTTATTTCTTCTATTATAAAAGAGATGCAGCTGGATCGCGATATTTATAAACCAAAACAGGTTTTAGGCCGTATTTCGAGCTACAAGAATAGTTTGATTACAGTAAAAGCATATTTCAACAATCCTGAATTGATGGAAGCAGATGCGATGTCTAAAAAACCTCGATTGGGAGAAATTTATCAGCAGTATGTTGAAAGATGTTTCAAGGCAGGAGCAATGGATTTTGATGATTTGTTGTTGAAAACCAACGAATTATTAACTCGTTTTCCTGAAGTTTTAGCAAAATACCAGAACCGTTTTAGATATATTCTGGTTGATGAGTACCAGGATACGAACCATTCTCAATATTTGATTGTTAGGGCTTTATCTGATAAATTTCAGAATATTTGTGTGGTTGGAGATGATGCGCAGAGTATTTATGCGTTCCGTGGAGCGAACATTAATAATATTTTGAATTTCCAGAAGGATTACGAAGGTGTGGTGATGTTCCGTTTGGAGCAGAATTACCGTTCAACCCGTAATATTGTAGAAGCCGCCAATACGGTTATGGAGCATAATAAAACCAAACTGGATAAAGTGGTTTGGACGGCAAATGAATTTGGACCAAGAATTAAAGTACATAGAAGTTTAACTGATGCCGAAGAAGGACGTTTTGTAGCGAGTACAATTTTTGAGCAAAAGATGCAGAATCAGCTTCATAACGGATCTTTTGCAATTTTATATCGTACCAATGCCCAGTCGCGTGCAATGGAAGACGCCTTAAGAAAACGTGATATTCCGTATCGAATCTACGGAGGTTTATCTTTCTATCAGCGTAAGGAAATTAAAGACGTTTTATGTTATTTACGTCTGGTTCTGAACCCAAAAGACGAAGAGGCCTTAATTCGCGTAATAAATTATCCGGCTCGTGGAATTGGTGACACAACGGTTGAAAAGCTGACTATTGCAGCCAATCATTACAAGCGTTCGATTTGGGAAGTGATGGTGAATATCGATAAAATCGATTTGAAACTAAATGCCGGAACCAAAAACAAGCTAAAAGATTTTGTTACCATGATTCAGAGCTTTCAGGTAATCGATCAGAATCAGGACGCTTTTTATATCACAGATCATGTTGCTAAAAAAACAGGTCTGGTTCAGGAATTGAAGAAAGATGCTACCCCGGAAGGAATGGCAAAAATTCAGAATATCGAAGAGCTTTTAAATGGTATAAAAGATTTTACCGAAGGACAAAGAGAAATTGACGGAGCAAGAGGTGTACTTTCTGAGTTTATGGAAGATGTTGCTCTGGCGACTGATCTTGATAAAGATACTAATGATGAAGATCGTGTGGCGCTGATGACGATTCACCTGGCAAAAGGACTTGAGTTTCCTCATGTTTTTGTGGTAGGTATGGAAGAAGATTTGTTTCCGAGTGCTATGAGTATGAGTACCAGAAGCGAACTGGAAGAAGAACGCCGTTTATTTTACGTGGCATTAACACGTGCAGAGCATCAGGCTTATTTAACTTATGCGCAGTCCCGTTATCGCTGGGGTAAACTGACTGACAGTGAACCGTCTCGTTTTATAGAAGAAATTGACGGGCAGTATTTGGAACATTTAACTCCGGCTGAAACGAGTTATCGTTATAAATCACCAATTGACGGTGATATCTTTGGTGATGTAGACAAATCAAAACTGCGTTTATCTAAACCTGTAGGAGGAACACCGCCAAAACATATTACAGATAATAATCCGAAACCGGATTTGAATATCAGAAAATTAAAACCAGTTTCTGGAAATGCTCCGGCAAGTTCAGGTGCTAATTTATTCGACAGCACTCTGAACATTGGAAATGTGGTCATGCATGAACGTTTTGGAAAAGGAGAAGTGATTAATTTAGAAGGAGCAGGAGCTGATAAAAAAGCTGAAATAAAATTTGAAGTAGGCGGCATTAAGAAGCTTTTACTGCGATTTGCTAAATTAGATGTTATAGGATAA
- a CDS encoding sulfite exporter TauE/SafE family protein has protein sequence MDSSVIFFLCLAAFAAGFIDAIVGGGGLIQTPMGLILLPNLPVSTVVGTLKIPAFSGTAFAAFQYLKKVVIQWKLLIIMMCLAVPSAFLGSTILTLVSNDFMKPLLLVVLSLLFVYTYAKKNFGQHVAKDHSEVTQIMYAVVISIIVGFYDGFIGPGTGSFFVVAFIALLGFDFLHASANAKMVNLATNFGSICLFMIKGKIIWTIAIPMAISNGLGGWLGAKLAINKGNSFIRIFFLIVVVGTLIRFAYDVFSK, from the coding sequence ATGGATTCATCTGTTATATTTTTTCTTTGTTTAGCTGCTTTTGCGGCAGGATTTATTGATGCCATTGTTGGCGGCGGCGGATTAATCCAGACGCCTATGGGATTAATTTTACTGCCTAATCTTCCGGTTTCAACTGTGGTGGGAACGTTAAAAATCCCTGCATTCAGCGGAACAGCTTTTGCCGCTTTTCAATACCTGAAGAAAGTAGTCATTCAATGGAAATTACTCATTATAATGATGTGTCTGGCAGTACCTTCGGCGTTTTTAGGATCGACAATTTTGACTTTAGTGAGTAATGATTTTATGAAACCGCTTTTATTGGTTGTTTTGTCATTATTGTTTGTTTATACATACGCCAAAAAGAATTTTGGCCAGCATGTCGCAAAAGACCATTCAGAGGTGACTCAAATAATGTATGCCGTTGTTATTAGCATTATTGTTGGTTTTTATGACGGATTTATCGGTCCCGGAACCGGAAGTTTTTTCGTCGTTGCTTTTATAGCACTTTTGGGGTTTGATTTTCTTCACGCTTCCGCGAATGCCAAAATGGTCAATCTGGCAACTAACTTTGGTTCAATCTGTTTGTTTATGATTAAAGGAAAAATCATCTGGACAATTGCGATTCCAATGGCGATAAGCAACGGACTCGGCGGATGGCTGGGCGCAAAACTGGCAATTAATAAAGGAAACAGCTTTATCAGGATTTTCTTTTTGATAGTGGTAGTGGGTACTTTGATTCGATTTGCTTATGATGTGTTTTCTAAATAA
- a CDS encoding OmpA/MotB family protein: MRKIVIALSVLMALTSCVSKKEYAALEAKNKEIQDLLNSCTVKLNSCLEEKAGLAATAESYKQHNQDLINSSKDLTVLTTKGAENLEKSLESLKEKDLKISRLQDALTKKDSVTLALVTSLKGAVGINDPDIEINVEKGVVFISIADKLLFKSGSYDVSDKAKTVLAKVAKVVNDKPDFECMVEGHTDNVPYKSNGVILDNWDLSVKRSTSIVRVLTNDLGVNPAKLIAAGRSSYVPLVSNDTPEDRSRNRRTRIVVMPKIDQFYDMIEKEMKKQAK; the protein is encoded by the coding sequence ATGAGAAAAATAGTTATCGCACTATCAGTATTAATGGCCTTAACGTCTTGTGTATCTAAAAAAGAATATGCTGCACTAGAAGCTAAGAACAAAGAAATTCAAGATTTATTAAACTCTTGCACAGTTAAATTAAATTCTTGTTTAGAAGAAAAAGCAGGATTAGCAGCTACAGCTGAAAGCTATAAACAACACAATCAGGACTTAATTAACAGTTCTAAAGACTTAACCGTTTTAACTACAAAAGGTGCTGAAAACCTTGAAAAATCTTTAGAAAGCTTAAAAGAGAAAGATTTAAAAATTTCAAGACTTCAGGATGCTCTTACAAAAAAAGACAGTGTAACTTTAGCTTTAGTTACAAGTTTAAAAGGAGCAGTTGGAATCAACGATCCGGATATCGAAATCAATGTTGAAAAAGGAGTTGTATTTATCTCTATCGCAGATAAATTATTATTCAAAAGCGGCAGCTACGACGTAAGCGACAAAGCAAAAACTGTTTTGGCTAAAGTTGCAAAAGTAGTAAACGACAAACCTGATTTCGAATGTATGGTTGAAGGTCACACTGATAATGTACCATACAAAAGTAACGGTGTAATCTTAGACAACTGGGATTTAAGTGTTAAACGTTCTACTTCTATCGTTCGTGTATTAACAAATGATCTTGGTGTTAACCCAGCTAAATTAATTGCTGCAGGTAGAAGCTCTTATGTGCCTTTAGTTTCTAACGATACTCCAGAAGACAGATCTCGTAACAGAAGAACTCGTATTGTTGTTATGCCAAAAATCGATCAATTCTACGACATGATCGAAAAAGAAATGAAAAAACAAGCAAAATAA
- a CDS encoding patatin-like phospholipase family protein, translating to MRALVISGGGSKGAFAGGVAQYLIEEKKYEYDLYLGTSTGSLLIPHLALGHIKQIHSIYTNVTMASIFNICPFVVKNKDGVDIVTINHFNVLRQFFKGRRTFGESKGLKKYIQNNFSLSDFNKLKKLKTDVVVTVTNFTKNDSEYKSVKECTYEEFCEWSWISSNYVPFMSLAEKNNCEYGDGGFSSLVPIREAINRGATEIDVIVLETEVNTTKTVIGKNPFSLMIDLFRIALDQVEKHDIAIGKLMANNKNVKLNLYYTPIKLTDNALIFNKDVMKDWWEQGYEYAQNKSEVMSDNRKL from the coding sequence ATGAGAGCATTAGTTATTTCTGGCGGCGGCAGTAAAGGCGCATTTGCCGGAGGCGTTGCCCAGTATTTAATCGAAGAAAAAAAATATGAGTACGATTTGTATCTGGGAACTTCAACAGGAAGTCTTCTTATTCCGCATCTGGCTCTTGGGCATATTAAACAAATTCATTCGATTTATACTAATGTTACTATGGCGAGTATTTTTAATATTTGTCCGTTTGTGGTTAAAAATAAAGACGGGGTAGATATTGTGACTATCAATCACTTTAATGTACTGCGCCAGTTTTTTAAAGGAAGAAGAACTTTTGGAGAAAGCAAAGGATTAAAGAAATACATTCAGAATAATTTTTCTCTGAGTGATTTTAATAAACTGAAAAAACTCAAGACAGATGTAGTGGTAACCGTTACCAATTTCACAAAAAACGATTCCGAATATAAATCGGTTAAAGAATGTACGTACGAAGAATTTTGCGAGTGGTCGTGGATTTCGAGTAATTATGTTCCGTTTATGAGTCTGGCAGAAAAGAATAATTGCGAATACGGCGATGGGGGATTTTCAAGCCTGGTTCCGATACGTGAAGCGATTAACCGCGGTGCCACAGAAATTGATGTAATTGTACTGGAAACAGAAGTGAATACGACTAAAACGGTTATAGGTAAAAACCCGTTTTCGTTAATGATCGATTTGTTCCGAATTGCTCTTGATCAGGTAGAAAAACACGACATTGCTATAGGAAAACTTATGGCAAACAATAAAAATGTAAAACTTAATTTATATTACACTCCAATTAAATTAACAGATAACGCCTTGATTTTTAATAAAGATGTAATGAAAGACTGGTGGGAACAAGGTTACGAATATGCTCAGAATAAGTCTGAGGTTATGAGCGACAATCGTAAATTGTAA
- a CDS encoding M1 family aminopeptidase, with the protein MKYIFLFISSFIFAQQTKYVDFISVTGQLTINDSKRTISGQVDYDFDVLQPIDTIKIDAKNMEFTNVQIDGQDVRFVNTSKELQIVNNFQTGNKHLTFSYTVKPKQALYFVDIENDDLQIWTQGQGRYTSNWFPSFDDVNEKVIFNLGITYKKDYKVISNGILKSKTENNDQIHWQYEMENPMSSYLLVLSVGKYDRKDFLSKSKIPLEYYIENKDASRFDNTYRYSKRIFDFLEKEIGVKYPWKVFRNIPVRDFLYAGMENTTTTLFATRYVVDDIGFIDRNYTNVDAHELAHHWFGDLITAESSTHHWLQEGFATYYALLAEREIFGDDYFYAKLYDTAQQIKFASRTDSIPVLNAKASSLTFYEKGAWTLFVLHESIGDKAFKKAVKSYLKKYAYKNVNTQNFFDEVRKVSKFDLAPFQKTWLESTAFDTPAANALLSKNKAIQVRLEIDKLKKTPLVEKMDFLNKTLDSDVHYSVKEAIISQLQSEKYESKKELLLKAMHQNTIQVRQTLAATLSKIPEDFRAEYETLLDDKSYQTQEIALFYLWKNFPDHRKEYLDKSKEWIGFNDYNLRTLWLSLALSTPDYSSSPEELINELISFSTTKYEATTRQNALEKLIAFKIINDQVLSNLVNTTTHHMWQFSKFGRESIRTLLKNPEMRASFNEILPNLNPDEQFQLDRLLKE; encoded by the coding sequence ATGAAATATATTTTCCTTTTTATATCCAGCTTCATTTTTGCTCAGCAGACCAAATATGTCGATTTTATATCGGTTACCGGGCAATTGACTATAAACGATTCAAAAAGAACAATTTCAGGACAGGTAGATTACGATTTTGATGTTTTGCAGCCAATTGATACCATTAAAATTGATGCAAAAAACATGGAATTTACTAATGTTCAGATTGATGGACAGGATGTACGATTTGTAAATACCAGCAAAGAATTACAAATCGTAAACAACTTTCAAACAGGAAATAAGCATTTGACATTCAGTTATACCGTAAAACCAAAACAGGCATTGTATTTTGTTGATATCGAAAACGATGACTTGCAAATCTGGACGCAGGGGCAGGGAAGATACACCAGCAATTGGTTTCCGAGTTTTGACGATGTAAACGAAAAGGTAATTTTTAATTTAGGAATAACGTACAAAAAAGACTATAAGGTAATTTCAAACGGAATCCTAAAAAGCAAAACCGAAAATAATGATCAAATTCATTGGCAGTATGAAATGGAGAATCCAATGAGTTCTTATTTACTGGTACTTTCAGTTGGTAAATACGATCGAAAAGATTTTCTTTCTAAATCTAAAATTCCTTTAGAATATTATATCGAAAACAAGGATGCGTCACGATTTGATAATACTTATCGTTACTCGAAACGCATTTTTGATTTTCTCGAAAAAGAAATTGGTGTAAAATATCCGTGGAAGGTTTTTAGAAATATTCCCGTTCGCGATTTTTTATATGCCGGAATGGAAAATACCACAACCACGCTTTTTGCAACACGCTATGTTGTGGATGATATTGGTTTTATAGACCGCAATTATACCAATGTAGATGCTCACGAACTGGCGCATCACTGGTTTGGTGATTTAATTACAGCCGAAAGCAGTACACACCATTGGCTGCAGGAAGGTTTTGCAACTTATTATGCTTTACTTGCCGAAAGAGAAATTTTTGGAGACGATTATTTCTATGCCAAATTATACGATACGGCACAACAGATAAAATTTGCCTCAAGAACCGATTCGATTCCGGTTTTGAATGCAAAGGCCAGCTCGCTGACTTTTTATGAAAAAGGAGCGTGGACTCTTTTTGTTCTGCACGAATCAATTGGAGATAAAGCATTTAAAAAAGCCGTAAAAAGTTATCTCAAAAAGTATGCTTACAAAAATGTAAACACACAAAATTTCTTCGATGAAGTTAGAAAGGTATCTAAATTTGATCTGGCTCCGTTTCAGAAAACCTGGCTCGAATCGACTGCTTTTGATACACCAGCGGCAAATGCTTTGTTAAGTAAGAATAAAGCAATTCAGGTTCGTTTAGAAATCGATAAATTGAAGAAAACACCATTAGTCGAAAAAATGGATTTTTTAAATAAAACATTAGATTCAGATGTTCATTACTCGGTAAAAGAAGCAATCATTTCACAATTGCAAAGCGAAAAATATGAAAGTAAAAAAGAACTGCTGCTAAAAGCAATGCACCAGAATACTATTCAGGTTCGCCAGACTCTCGCTGCAACTTTGTCTAAAATTCCAGAAGATTTTAGAGCAGAATACGAAACTTTACTGGATGATAAATCGTATCAGACACAGGAAATTGCTTTGTTTTATTTATGGAAAAACTTTCCGGATCACAGAAAAGAATATTTGGATAAATCGAAAGAATGGATAGGTTTTAACGATTACAATCTGCGTACTTTATGGCTTTCTCTGGCTTTATCAACACCGGATTACAGCAGCAGCCCCGAAGAACTTATAAATGAACTAATTTCTTTTTCAACAACAAAATACGAAGCAACCACGCGGCAGAATGCGTTAGAGAAACTCATTGCCTTTAAGATTATCAACGATCAGGTTCTGAGTAATTTAGTAAATACAACGACACATCATATGTGGCAGTTTTCGAAGTTTGGAAGAGAATCGATACGCACTTTGTTGAAAAATCCTGAAATGCGTGCGTCATTTAATGAAATTTTGCCTAATTTGAACCCCGATGAACAGTTTCAGCTAGACCGTTTATTAAAGGAGTAA
- the holA gene encoding DNA polymerase III subunit delta, producing MDEVIKIVNDIKAGDIKPIYFLMGEEPYYIDKLSEYIEQNVLAEEEKGFNQTVLYGRDVSVDDIVSTAKRYPMMAERQVVIVKEAQELSRTIDKIEAYVDNPMPSTVLVFCYKYKTLDKRKKVTKLLAQKGIVYESKKLYENQVGDWIKRVLAGKKYTIDPKANAMLVEFLGTDLSKINNELEKLQIILPKGTMITPQHIEENIGFSKDYNVFELRKAIGERNQLKAYKIAENFAHNPKEYPLVMTTGLVFGFFVQLLKYHGLKDKNPKNVAAAIGVNPYFLKEYDLAVKNYPMRKVSQIVGALRDIDVKSKGVGANALPQSDLLKEMLYKIFN from the coding sequence ATGGACGAAGTAATAAAAATTGTCAACGATATCAAGGCCGGAGATATAAAACCAATCTATTTTTTAATGGGCGAAGAACCATATTATATAGATAAACTTTCTGAGTATATTGAACAAAATGTACTGGCAGAAGAAGAGAAAGGTTTTAATCAGACTGTTTTATACGGAAGAGATGTATCTGTTGATGATATTGTTTCAACGGCCAAGCGCTATCCGATGATGGCTGAACGTCAGGTTGTTATTGTAAAGGAAGCGCAGGAATTATCAAGAACAATAGATAAAATAGAAGCTTACGTTGATAATCCGATGCCAAGCACAGTTTTAGTTTTTTGTTATAAATACAAAACACTTGATAAGAGAAAGAAAGTAACGAAACTTCTGGCGCAGAAAGGAATTGTTTACGAAAGTAAAAAACTCTACGAAAATCAGGTAGGAGACTGGATCAAACGTGTTTTGGCCGGGAAAAAATATACAATTGATCCAAAGGCAAATGCCATGCTGGTTGAGTTTTTGGGAACTGATTTAAGCAAAATAAACAACGAACTGGAGAAACTTCAGATTATTTTGCCAAAAGGAACCATGATCACGCCTCAGCATATTGAGGAAAATATTGGGTTTAGTAAAGATTATAATGTATTCGAACTGCGAAAAGCAATTGGAGAACGAAATCAGCTGAAGGCTTACAAAATTGCTGAGAATTTTGCGCACAATCCTAAAGAGTATCCGCTTGTAATGACGACAGGACTGGTTTTCGGTTTTTTTGTCCAGCTTTTAAAATACCACGGCCTTAAGGATAAAAATCCAAAAAATGTTGCGGCAGCGATTGGTGTAAATCCTTATTTCTTAAAAGAATACGACTTAGCCGTAAAAAATTATCCAATGCGAAAAGTCAGCCAGATTGTAGGTGCACTTCGTGATATTGATGTAAAAAGTAAAGGAGTTGGTGCAAATGCATTACCGCAATCTGATTTACTGAAAGAAATGCTGTATAAAATATTTAATTAG